The Glycine soja cultivar W05 chromosome 9, ASM419377v2, whole genome shotgun sequence sequence TTGGGCTATTTAAGCCCTTTGATTCGGTTTTGACAAATCTGTTGGTTTTCAGTATCTGGGTTGGTATTTGATCTTCTTGGTTGGTTATTAGTTGGTGATTCTGCAAGTGTAAAACAAAAGAGTTTTTTTGTctgttttttgaatttgaattattgTTCAGTTGATATGTTTTCTTTAGTTGACGAGGTTTCTTATGCTTGCTTGTTGTATGTGTTGGATCTTGATGTTGGAATtttgaagcttttttttttttgggggtcCTAGGCTGTTTTCTGGATTTCTTGGTGGTTGTTTTTGAAAGTGGTTTTGtgggtttttcttcttcttttttttttctttccctcgTGCCTTCTTGCCCTGACCCACTCTGACAGATTATTCATGTGCTTGTCGTTTGCTATGTTGTTTTTGGGGTGAAACATGGCCGTGACTGTGAGCAATCTTAagcctttttgttttgtttgctttgtATCTTACaaggattttctttcttctggAGTTCTCTGGATCTTTCATTTCTGGATACTTTCTCTCTCATTAACTTTGTTAGTTTCGAATTTATTGGTGAATTGGCGGGTTTTGTTTGCTTTAGTTCTGTGGTGTTTAGTAGTATCCAAACTTTTTGAATCCTTCTTTTACCCCTTTTCATTGTTGtttttatgttctttttaaCCTTCCAAACTTTTAcatacaaaaaacaaaacttcTTGTTTTACCCTTCTACAGATATTTCTCtttgtttgatttttgttgTGCTGGTTTTTTCAGTTTGTGAACTTCTTCAGGATTGTTTTGATGTTTTCTCTCCAgagaaaaataaacttacatGGTCTGGTTTTCACTGCAGCATATCATTGAAATCCTTTTGGGATTGGAACTTGATATGATCATTTGTATTGGGGAGTAAGACCTTGTTACTTTTGCAAATGCTAAATTTTAATAGGATCAGAAGTCAGCCCAGGACAACCAGATCTATGTCTTTGGGAGGTAAGATTGTAGAACTGAGAAGAAATGGTTGTATGACGAATTCTCTGTTTATATTGAATGAAGTTTAGGTTCATAAAATatcaatcaatttcaaaatatgaattgaaaagcATTGCCTTTTCTATCACATCAGTATATGATAGGTTGCACACGAGTATTTGCATAAGGTGTTTGTAAATTCATTATTTGTCAAAGTTATGCAATCTATTTCATGTTGCTTGGTTGTTTACTTATAATTCATCATTATTTctcattataattaaattgatgttttaagattttttcttcttctgactTTTAGGCATGGATTACGTGGATCCAAAAAGGAAAGGCAATTTTGTTGGAAAAGTTTTTCTTGCTGCAGCATTAACGGCATTATGCATTATCATGATCAAGAGATCTCCATCTTTGAATCCCCCGAGTCcggtaattttatatatttgcaTTATCATTATCATGATTTATCTTGAAGTGGTAGATGAATTATTAATAGAGATGACAGGTTATTTTTACTGTTTatcaaattaaagaataatgaaGCTTGTGTAGTTTTGGTTTGGTGTTTGCACTTTGCAAGTGATGGCAGATTaatataagaaagaaagaaattagaataaagaaaaatgaggaTTTATAAGGGAAATTTTCTTACAGAAATGTTATTTTCTGTAATTTTTCTATCTTTTCTTGTTATTGTTTGTATATGTAAATTGACTGCTATTTTACTCTTTTGCTCTATTTGttgattgttttattttggGGCCTTTTTCAGTTTTCCATCCATGAACCAGGTGTCACTCATGTTTTAGTGACAGGAGGTGCAGGCTATATCGGCTCACATGCTACCCTACGACTTCTGAGGGAAAATTATCGTGTCACCATAGTGGTTTGCCTCTTCATAATACCGAACACTGCTGTGATAAATTTGAATGCACTTACTGGTCTGCCTGctaaacattttatcttctttgCAGGATAACCTGTCACGAGGAAATTTGGGTGCTGTCAGGGTTCTTCAAGACTTATTTCCAGAACCTGGAAGGCTTCAATTTATATATGCTGACTTGGGAGATAAAGAATCTGTATCCTTATAATCTTTCCttattaatagaaattatttggTGTTGAATTTGAACATTTTGTTGAAGCATAATGTTAGAGAATGCCCAAGAAAAGTTGTCTACTTGACTGGATAttaggtaaataaaatattttcagatAATAAATTTGATGCCGTGATGCACTTTGCTGCCGTTGCATACGTGGGAGAGAGCACACTTGACCCTCTTAAGTAAGTactgtttcaactttcaaccaATTTCAGGTGTTTAAGAGTGTGCACATGATAACAACTTTAAGAAAATGTATTATGTTATTGatatttgttataattattGTTCAGATATAAATCTGATATGATTATTTCCTTATTTACATTAGGATTGTTTCCTTATTTATGTTATTGATCTAGTTTTCtagttactattttttatttaattgatttagcTTGATTATTATTATCCCTACAATTAAGGGATTAGATTATTACTGTAATTAAACATTGATTACTATAAATAAACAGCCAAGGGGACATTCTCTTGAGGCATTTTAGAATATACAATTCATATATTCAAGTATTAGATATGATTTGGTTGAGAGTCGGATCTAATTGTTAGTAGAATAGTAAGTGATGTTGTCAGTGTGTAGTTGTGTATCTGATAGCAGGCCCATTACCAAGCAGATCTATGtcagaagaaataaaaatgggTCAGGGGAGGGATGGGACAGTCAGTAACTAACTGACTGACTGACTGACTGACTGAATAGGCTGAGTAGTTACAGGGCCTTGTATAAATAAGCAATTGTAAAATGTAAACAAGGCAAGTGGTGGGAAAGTAATAGTAATGTGGAGAGGTGCCGAGGTACTCTTAAATTAACCTCCGAAAGTGTATTTGACTGTTCGGTATAGTGATTAGACGGAGGTAAATTAATAGAAGTCTTTTGGTTTCTTGAGTATtcatatctttttttctcttttaccaGTTGGTTCTATTGGTATCTTGTAATAACTCTCTTAGTTGAGGTTGATGATTAGATGCACTCGATTAGCATTGTGGTTGTTTACAATATTAATAGTTCTCTATGCCATGGAAGTTAGTTTACATAAGGTATTCAGCAAACATACTGCCCCTTTGATAGACTGTTGCATTATTGAATAGACTGACGAGTTTTGTGTGGTTCTCGTGCTGCATCCTGATGTTCCAAAGATATTTGCAATAGTAAGACTATGTAAAACTATATGAATTCCCCAATTAATTAAATCAGTCTTCTAGAAAATTATGTATACCAATGCATGTAAATGTAGAAAACCAGTCTTCTAGACTGTATTGCTTTTAACTTAGTAAACTTACTTGGCCCCAAATAAAATTCCTGGATACCCGGGAGGGGGGGATGCTTGATTATTTTTGTGAGATTTATATGAAATGGTTTTGTGTTAAAATTCATCTATTTCAATTCtactttgtattttttaacatatttttttgtcagGTATTATCACAATATTACATCGAATACCTTGTTGGTATTGGAGTCTATGGCTAAATATGGTGTGAAGACATTAATATATTCTAGTACGTGTGCAACATATGGGGAACCTGAAAAGATGCCTATTATAGAAACAACAGAACAGGTGGGAAATCTAGGTGTGGTTGTATTGTGGAGTTTGGTTAAGAACTCTTGCTATGACTTTAATACACATTGGGATGTAGTATTAAAATTGATGTTCTTCAATTCCAGAAACCAATTAATCCATACGGAAAAGCCAAGAAGATGGCAGAAGATATCATCCttgatttttccaaaaattcTAAGATGGCAGTAATGATTCTGAGGTTtgtattttacatttatattgTGGATTTTCCCTTATTTTAAATCAGATATCCTGCTGTCTGCCACtttaatatatacatgcaaTCTTCTTACCCTTGTCTCTTTGATGTCAATGTCTTTGTGTTTATCCCTCGATAAAGATTTGAGGGAGACCCCTGATATGCTTCTTCATATCAAAACATGGTGTAGCCAATCAATGGAACGATTTAAATATAACTAACTATTCAAAATTAGTTAtggttttaattattgttttctcTGGGAAACATTCAGATACTTCAATGTGATTGGATCAGACCCAGAGGGCAGATTGGGTGAGGCTCCAAGACCTGAACTTCGTGAACATGGCCGAATTTCTGGTGCCTGCTTTGATGCAGCTCGTGGTATTACAACTGGCTTAAAGGTATGTTAAGATTATCATTTTTACTTTTGTGCTGAAACAGAATTCTTTGCATAAGTCAGAGAGACTCCACAAAATCCATCCATCCTGTTAGGAGATTAGTCAAGGAAATAGCTTTTGATGCATTGCCAAGAGAACATAGGGAGGAAGCCTGATCATATTTTCCAAAGTTATCAAACTTGTGATAATCTTGCTATTCCCACACACACTGAAAATCTTGATAGTCTTAATTGAATACCAcactttttttatcataaaaaagtcttttaaaatctcAATCTAATACACTTGTTTACTTTCTACGACAAATTTATATCACTTAAACCCTACTATAATTTATATCACTTGAAAGCTAGCTGAgtgattttgtttgttttgaaaacTAATTTTCTCCATTGTAAAACTATAATGAACCGTGCAGGTTAGAGGAACTGACTACAAGACACCGGATGGAACATGCATACGAGACTACATTGATGTAACTGATTTGGTTGATGCTCACGTGAAGGCTCTTGAGAAGGCACAACCTGCTAAAGTAGGGATCTACAATGTTGGAACTGGAAAGGGTAGGTGTTATTACAACTCTTTGAATAGTGCTTTAATAATGCAAATCCACCTATTTTCTCATGGGGagtttattatttaacatttatcaGGTAGATCAGTGAAGGAGTTTGTGAATGCTTGCAAAAAGGCCACAGGGGTGGACATCAAAGTAGACTACCTTCCACGTCGACCCGGCGATTATGCCGAGGTGTATAGTGACCCTTCTAAGATCAACAGGGAACTGAATTGGACCGCACAATACACTGACCTTGAGAAGAGTTTGCAGGTTGCATGGAAATGGCAAAAAGCTCATCGTAACGGTTACGGTATTTCATCTGCAATCTGAGTTTCTAGCCATTCAGCCAAGCAGTTGGCCATCAACTGCTCTTTTACATGGTGctcaggattttttttttctttttctttttggtcgTCCTTAGGGAGTTTGGTAGTTGATTCGTTATACTTACATGTGTATTCAACATACAATgagtcaataataataaataatataatgccCAGCCTCTGGTTGGTATAGCTTTTCTTCTATCTTTTGGTTCTTGCCAATGCAGCATTCACCTCACTAGAGCAAATGAAATGCAATCATGTATACAGGGAGGggaattgattaaaataatcaGTTTTTCAAAAGTTAATGTTATTATATTAGTCATTTGAAAAAgttcattaatttttcttatcaaaGATTAATGAACATAGGTAAAATAAACTTCCAATTCAATCTTCTGCAAGACTAGGGAGTCCTTATGGAAACcttttaaaaactattattatcaaattggttcaaatttgaaaattaaaacattggATAATAAATACTGTTGTCttgaaagaattttttattttttttgaagagaTTGTCTTGAAagacttaataatatatttattgaaattaagaaaaagaataaggatattttagtaaaattatatcctaataaatatcattttcttgaaatacttgttttttcttaatatgtgtGAAGCAACCTTAAACAtcggttattttgttattttgagaTGGAGGGAATATAGTAttgggatatttttttttatcttgaaaaaaaaggtGTTATCATGTTGAAtcctataaatttttttctcattattcTCTTTCATGGAATGTAGAAAGTAAAAGCTAATAAAAAGGAATCTGAAAGCTACTCTTGTCTCATTTTCTTGGAACAACTTGAGCCCAGGAATTCATTTCACCGATATTATTtgcatgtttgattttatttcttttgctctaatattatttttttgtcacacaaaaaaaagaacCTCTTTAGTCTATACATCAATTTGGTTGAACAGAGATTCGATCAAAATTTTGACGTGTCCAATATCATTGTAGAATTGTCTGTCATTTTCTATACTTTTTAAAAGCGTTCTGATTGATCAACCAAAAGCAGCACAACCGagatatattaacaaaaaagaaGCAGAATAACAAAAGAGCATGGGAGGACAAAGGCCAAACCCATGAGAGAttcaaaaggaaaacaaaactaCCTAAATACGTAGTTAGGTAAAGCTTggctattatttatttttattttttaaaaaaactatcataTGTGGAATCAAATCCAACCAGCAAAAACTATTCACAGAAGTATCGTGAGTGGCTAAAATTCCTCTCACGAAAAATGTGCCCAAGAGAAAGCTCGTGCCTTCGGTAAGCTTGATACAATTCTTAACACCTTGATGTTTGATGTTGtgactgcaatttaaaaccatgataTGTAGTTAGCTTATTCAAAATAGCACGCTGGGGGAATGTAGGGCCGCCATgtcatttttctcttcaaagCTGAGAGATCCAAAAAGTCGAGCCATGCTAAACTAGAAGGTCCTCAGCTTCAAAACTGAGGATGATAATCTGAATGATTTTCGCAGCTATAGCAGGGGCCCTTTGGATTGAACCATTCAGGCAGATTCCATGAATGATTTACAATAAAATCTGCTATTAGAGCTTTCAAAGAGAGACCAATGCTGTTGGAAAGGTTCAAAGAGGTCACAATAGGTTGGGAAAATCCAATTATGTTGACAGAAGTTAATATTTTTACCATCACCCAGCATCCACGAAGAGTTCTGATAGATGCTAAGGAATAAGGATGACTTTACATAGCTACGAATAACAAAGCCATACCGTTGATTGTAAAGAAAGGTTTCATCttctaatttgtattttttttatcactattgCAGTCTTAACTCGTTTTTCGAGTCAGGTTATCATTCcgtattatttatcaaaataggCCAATGCCAATGCCAATGCTGCAAATGCTAGgcaatctattttatttttaattgaaaaataaaaatgcaagaatgcaaaattttggataaaatttaaTAGAGTTTCCCTATCCATCCACACAATCGTAATCTTGTATACTTAAAACCTATTggtatttcttccttttctagtAAAATATACGATGTAAatgaaattgtttaaaaattaatgtcagATGTAGCTTTTACAACATCAAGACTAAAGTAAACCAaacattataaatttgaatacTATGACACATTACCCAGTTGAGTATGTTCTAAGATACGGAACCAATACAATAGCCACGATAAGGTGTAAAAATTGCATGGGAAGATCTCACACCATTCAACTCTTGAAAGAAATTCAATCATCGACACTCATGAGGAAAATGATTGTAGCGCTCTATCAAAACTTTCTTCAGCTGATGATACCCGTTTGACCAATACATGCTCTGGGTGAGAAATTTTCAGCTGGCTGCAAAGCAATAATACAAGTCATTCATTGGTCAAAAGTCCTCTGATAATACGAGTGAAAGTTATATTGGACACAGTGAATACTTACCCAGATCTACAGAAGGCAAAGAAAAAGTAATGGGGGGCATTCAACCAatcaataagaaacaaaaaactcTAACCCAAGTCACTCGTTAAAATTATATAGGTGATTAGcagtaaaaattaaagattgacAGATTGTGCAGATGCAAGCTATTTTTACAAAGGAAATTAGAGAGTCAGCCAAAATTACATGTATGTTGATTCCTATAAAGCATAAGGCCTTTAAACTAGAGACATTCCAACTTCAAAATAGTTTTCCCAGCATGGCTTGAGAGGAAACATGGTTTGGTTCAATATTATTTAACCCTTTGAACTGAACAAATgtgtatatacaaatatttcCAAGATGATACACATTTTctataaatctataaattaaattacagttCTGTGCTTGTCATTTTACCATTTTACTCTTTGAACTAGAACTACAGTGCTTGATTCAGTTATTACTAAATTTAAAGTTTCTATTAGGCAATGTGAGTTTAAGACTAAGTTATGTTCTCATATTTATACAATT is a genomic window containing:
- the LOC114367833 gene encoding UDP-arabinose 4-epimerase 1-like isoform X1, with the protein product MLNFNRIRSQPRTTRSMSLGGMDYVDPKRKGNFVGKVFLAAALTALCIIMIKRSPSLNPPSPFSIHEPGVTHVLVTGGAGYIGSHATLRLLRENYRVTIVDNLSRGNLGAVRVLQDLFPEPGRLQFIYADLGDKESVNKIFSDNKFDAVMHFAAVAYVGESTLDPLKYYHNITSNTLLVLESMAKYGVKTLIYSSTCATYGEPEKMPIIETTEQKPINPYGKAKKMAEDIILDFSKNSKMAVMILRYFNVIGSDPEGRLGEAPRPELREHGRISGACFDAARGITTGLKVRGTDYKTPDGTCIRDYIDVTDLVDAHVKALEKAQPAKVGIYNVGTGKGRSVKEFVNACKKATGVDIKVDYLPRRPGDYAEVYSDPSKINRELNWTAQYTDLEKSLQVAWKWQKAHRNGYGISSAI
- the LOC114367833 gene encoding UDP-arabinose 4-epimerase 1-like isoform X2, encoding MDYVDPKRKGNFVGKVFLAAALTALCIIMIKRSPSLNPPSPFSIHEPGVTHVLVTGGAGYIGSHATLRLLRENYRVTIVDNLSRGNLGAVRVLQDLFPEPGRLQFIYADLGDKESVNKIFSDNKFDAVMHFAAVAYVGESTLDPLKYYHNITSNTLLVLESMAKYGVKTLIYSSTCATYGEPEKMPIIETTEQKPINPYGKAKKMAEDIILDFSKNSKMAVMILRYFNVIGSDPEGRLGEAPRPELREHGRISGACFDAARGITTGLKVRGTDYKTPDGTCIRDYIDVTDLVDAHVKALEKAQPAKVGIYNVGTGKGRSVKEFVNACKKATGVDIKVDYLPRRPGDYAEVYSDPSKINRELNWTAQYTDLEKSLQVAWKWQKAHRNGYGISSAI